Proteins encoded together in one Branchiostoma floridae strain S238N-H82 chromosome 18, Bfl_VNyyK, whole genome shotgun sequence window:
- the LOC118405549 gene encoding uncharacterized protein LOC118405549 produces MDRCTRAPGSCILEPSDEMFGGNPCDHIEGDVDTYLRVEHRCINVPLSLGCYQDEPVNKPLLTGPSVSHVNTTIQKCLKYCRAQSYRYAGVANRFGCRCGNQLQQDSASRRLPVNECTAPCGGDQFQFCGGPSTSQRVEVFEASIGACGGDLKANEGIIYSPDFPGPYPLDQNCVWNIQVAPEKVIRVKLELLDITAEDSLTIVEGNSSRSIVTFLNGTSEYVSFSSYVRLQFLAGPRRAQQTNGFILRYEGVGHCVPVTVSDDVISVSPNHGGNVAIGQRVTITCKNGQNVTVLCQKNGTFDIPTPYCSETTTDRGQDAVAWAAPVSVLGAVLLVSIGVFAIFIVKRRRAAKEPGTSTHDYDMVDPGTDDNDEYEMVDTRDSRPPARGPQAPAAFPPPPGAYGARSDSADYQALDPSTMGNTDSEYTSLTTNRAHPDYENSHEYLELSNQTTNRVRTDDSDYENDFEYEDTI; encoded by the exons ATGGACCGCTGCACCCGTGCCCCGGGAAGCTGTATCCTAGAACCGTCAGACGAGATGTTCGGAGGGAACCCGTGTGACCATATCGAGGGGGATGTGGACACGTACCTGAGAGTGGAACACAGGTGTATAAATG TTCCGTTGTCCCTAGGTTGCTACCAGGACGAACCAGTTAATAAACCTCTACTGACTGGTCCCTCTGTCTCTCATGTCAACACCACCATTCAAAAGTGTCTGAAATATTGTCGAGCCCAAAGCTATCGGTACGCTGGAGTTGCCAACAGATTTGGCTGTCGTTGCGGGAACCAATTACAACAAGACTCTGCCTCCCGCCGACTACCGGTCAACGAGTGCACTGCACCGTGTGGGGGAGACCAGTTCCAGTTCTGTGGAGGTCCCAGCACGTCACAGAGAGTAGAAGTGTTTGAAG CGTCTATTGGAGCATGTGGTGGCGATCTGAAGGCAAATGAAGGGATCATCTACTCCCCTGACTTCCCCGGACCGTACCCACTAGATCAGAACTGTGTATGGAACATACAAGTAGCCCCTGAAAAGGTCATAAGGGTCAAGTTAGAACTCTTAGACATCACCGCAGAAGACAGCCTGACGATTGTAGAGGGCAACTCTTCGCGATCGATTGTTACCTTTCTAAACGGTACGTCAGAATACGTCAGTTTCAGCAGCTATGTCCGTCTGCAGTTCCTAGCAGGGCCGCGAAGAGCGCAGCAAACGAACGGATTCATTCTGCGTTATGAAG GGGTTGGCCATTGTGTACCTGTCACAGTgagtgatgacgtcatttccgtttcCCCTAACCATGGAGGAAACGTCGCTATTGGCCAACGCGTGACGATCACTTGCAAAAACGGGCAAAATGTTACAGTACTGTGTCAGAAGAACGGGACCTTCGACATCCCTACGCCTTATTGTTCAG AGACGACAACGGACCGTGGACAGGATGCTGTGGCGTGGGCAGCCCCAGTTTCCGTCCTGGGGGCCGTTCTACTTGTGTCAATCGGGGTCTTTGCTATCTTCATCGTCAAACGTAGGAG GGCTGCGAAAGAGCCAGGAACCTCCACCCACGATTACGACATGGTCGACCCAGGAACCGACGACAACGATGAGTATGAGATGGTCGACACACGTGACTCTCGCCCCCCGGCCAGGGGTCCCCAAGCCCCGGCAGCATTTCCCCCTCCTCCTGGAGCGTATGGAGCCCGGTCTGACTCTGCTGACTACCAGGCGCTGGACCCCAGCACCATGGGAAACACTGACAGTGAATACACCAGCCTGACAACCAACCGCGCCCACCCAGACTACGAGAACAGCCACGAATATCTGGAGCTGTCGAACCAGACAACCAACCGCGTCCGCACAGACGACTCGGACTACGAGAACGACTTCGAATACGAGGACACTATCTGA
- the LOC118405548 gene encoding LOW QUALITY PROTEIN: epidermal growth factor receptor-like (The sequence of the model RefSeq protein was modified relative to this genomic sequence to represent the inferred CDS: substituted 1 base at 1 genomic stop codon), translating to MSETLPPVRKYLNLTVNVDDVPDYPPVYNSACVTPVRKDSEQLFGIYVHSATSVGNWHVDLPGNVSSSDYQSTLISADNSRCTVQVTWGSEMNKLEWTAVFSILKMHGIGNITCPSNRDGIEGTFYFIRRNSDTKNQAATTFRDLEQNNLLKSSWVNDTAMEYFLYFDTTVVHSSMAYDCTVSDLLRVDGTVLSFSIRFSVNIVGCGFGRYGPLCDQVCICKNGASCHGYNGACLCKPGWVGVACDIPVSTVIITTSKPDQNIKIGDNVSLSCTAIHVNVVSLTWEQKPLTGNSMKSGRHALLQSGESSVLSIPAVVDEENGLYYCIVNTTDGRTLETEFLLNASQCSSNHHGKFCNETCDCHNGGRCDRLRGCVCPPGWMGANCQSPCPHGYFGQDCATRCTCENAANTCDHINGTCSCIAGWYGSNCERPCPLGRYGPSCSYGCKCEQNTTCNVFNGTCDDDITKSTSFSPAWFTVPVVALILLVSVAIFCRHNVCRKTNGHVQMMENIDEEEQTQMLLPWERDEKHLRVIRMIGQVTFGHVVLAQLKRPGKQNVLVAAKTLRGESHSAMCHKDFYREADILTALYNSSEYTVDNKKAMHPNIVGLYGIITQTEPKRIILEYAPRGDLLQYLRRNRANPGASSLDFLGLAVHVARGLQELERVKIVHRDVAARNVLVTEKNIAKIADFGLARDVYTNTEYVHVKQEGRVADRLPLKXMSLESIRDGVYTSYSDVWSFGVLLWEIVTFGEEPHYPDMLHPDCRRLLHLHKLGTRLEKPENCPVMLYRLMARCWDAEASQRPLAEELEAALMAIVPQEENGPNSRTFHGRNDNVERETTL from the coding sequence ATGTCAGAAACACTTCCCCCTGTCAGAAAGTACCTAAACTTGACCGTGAACGTGGATGATGTACCCGACTATCCGCCGGTGTACAACTCCGCGTGTGTAACGCCCGTGAGAAAGGATTCAGAACAACTGTTCGGCATTTATGTCCACAGCGCTACAAGCGTGGGCAACTGGCACGTAGATCTACCGGGAAATGTGTCAAGCAGTGACTATCAAAGTACCCTTATCTCTGCAGACAACAGCAGATGTACGGTCCAGGTGACGTGGGGATCGGAGATGAATAAATTGGAATGGACGGCCGTGTTTTCGATCCTAAAGATGCACGGAATTGGTAACATTACCTGCCCTTCTAACCGCGATGGCATAGAAGGTACGTTCTACTTCATACGCAGAAACAGCGacacaaaaaatcaagctgCAACCACGTTTCGAGACCTTGAACAGAACAACCTACTCAAGTCGTCTTGGGTAAACGATACTGCTATggaatattttctgtattttgacaCAACCGTTGTCCATTCCTCCATGGCCTACGACTGTACTGTTAGTGATCTTCTTCGTGTTGATGGCACGGTATTAAGTTTCTCCATTCGGTTCTCGGTGAATATCGTAGGGTGTGGATTCGGTCGGTATGGTCCTCTATGTGATCAGGTCTGTATCTGTAAAAATGGCGCGAGTTGCCATGGATACAATGGAGCATGCTTGTGTAAAcctgggtgggtgggtgtcgCCTGCGACATACCTGTATCTACAGTAATCATCACAACCTCAAAACCGGACCAAAATATCAAGATTGGAGACAACGTTAGCTTGTCCTGTACAGCCATTCACGTCAACGTAGTATCTTTAACATGGGAACAGAAACCGCTAACAGGAAACAGCATGAAAAGCGGAAGACACGCATTGCTACAGAGTGGGGAAAGTTCCGTATTGTCTATACCAGCCGTCGTTGACGAGGAAAACGGATTGTATTACTGTATCGTGAACACAACCGATGGACGAACGCTGGAGACGGAGTTTTTGCTGAACGCGAGTCAATGTTCCTCTAACCACCACGGGAAGTTCTGCAACGAGACATGTGATTGCCACAATGGTGGGCGATGTGACCGGCTGAGGGGGTGTGTTTGTCCTCCGGGTTGGATGGGTGCTAACTGTCAGTCCCCATGCCCCCATGGTTATTTCGGACAAGACTGTGCCACACGGTGTACCTGTGAGAACGCGGCCAACACGTGCGACCATATCAATGGCACGTGTAGTTGTATTGCGGGCTGGTACGGTTCTAACTGCGAGCGACCATGCCCGCTTGGTCGGTACGGCCCTAGCTGTTCATACGGGTGCAAATGTGAACAGAATACGACTTGCAATGTCTTCAACGGCACCTGTGACGACGACATTACGAAAAGCACAAGTTTTAGTCCAGCATGGTTCACAGTACCAGTTGTAGCCCTGATACTTCTAGTGTCTGTAGCCATTTTTTGCCGCCATAACGTCTGCAGGAAGACCAACGGGCATGTGCAAATGATGGAAAATATCGACGAGGAAGAACAAACGCAGATGCTGTTACCATGGGAACGGGACGAGAAACATCTAAGGGTTATCAGGATGATTGGACAAGTTACGTTTGGTCACGTGGTTCTCGCACAATTAAAAAGACCCGGTAAGCAAAACGTTCTTGTAGCCGCGAAGACTCTTCGAGGTGAATCACACAGCGCAATGTGCCACAAGGACTTTTACCGTGAGGCGGACATTCTGACAGCCTTGTACAATAGTTCGGAGTACACGGTGGATAACAAGAAAGCCATGCATCCCAATATTGTCGGACTGTACGGTATCATCACGCAGACTGAACCCAAGCGTATCATACTCGAGTACGCTCCGAGGGGAGATCTTCTTCAATACCTTCGGCGAAATCGTGCCAACCCGGGGGCGTCTTCGCTCGACTTCCTCGGCCTGGCAGTCCACGTGGCCCGAGGGTTACAAGAACTGGAGCGCGTTAAAATCGTCCATCGCGACGTGGCTGCCCGGAATGTGTTAGTCACCGAGAAGAACATAGCCAAAATCGCCGACTTCGGGCTCGCTCGCGACGTGTACACCAACACTGAATACGTGCATGTTAAACAGGAGGGTAGGGTGGCGGACCGTTTACCCTTAAAGTAGATGTCCTTAGAGTCGATACGGGACGGAGTCTACACAAGTTACAGCGATGTCTGGTCCTTTggggtgctgctgtgggagatcgttACCTTTGGCGAGGAGCCCCACTACCCAGACATGCTGCACCCGGACTGCCGTCGGCTTCTCCACCTGCATAAGCTCGGCACGCGTCTGGAGAAACCGGAAAACTGCCCCGTAATGCTGTACCGTTTGATGGCCAGGTGTTGGGACGCAGAGGCTTCACAGCGTCCCCTAGCGGAAGAGTTGGAGGCTGCATTGATGGCGATCGTTCCACAGGAAGAGAATGGTCCGAATAGTAGAACATTTCACGGACGTAATGACAACGTAGAGAGAGAAACAACACTCTGA